The genome window GCCCCACTCGACCTTGCGTTCTGGAACATCGAGTCCGCCGAACACCCCATGCATCTGGCCGCCCTGGGGGTCTTCACGGCGAACTCGCCCACCGCGGGCGCCCACGCCGCCGAGCTGCTCGCCACACGGGCCGCCGCCGTGCCAGGACTGCGGATGCGGATCCGGGACGTCTGGGTCCCGAACGTACGGCTGCCGCTGGCGTTCGGCGGTGCCACCCGTGAGCCCGTCGCCGACTTCGAGCCCTTCGACCACGTACGGCTGCACGCGCCGACCGCCGACTTCCACACGGTGGCCGGGCGGCTGATGGAGCGCCCGCTGGAGCGCGGCCGGCCGCCGTGGGAGGCGCATGTGCTGCCCGGGGAGGACGGCACCTCCTTCGCCGTCCTCTTCAAGTTCCACCACGCGCTGGCCGACGGGCTGCGGGCGCTGACGCTCGCCGCCGCCGTCATGGACCCCATCGACATGCCCGCGCCCCGGGCACGCCCCGCGGAGCCGCCGCGCGGTCTGCTCGGCGAGGTGCGCAAGCTGCCCGACCGGGTCCGGGGCACCTTCTCCGACCTCGGGCGCGCCCTCGACATCGGCGCGTCCGTCGCCCGCACCACGCTCGACGCGACCCTCGGCGCCCGCTCCTCCGCCGCGCTGACCTCCGAGGCCAGCGGTACCCGTAGTACCGCCGGGGTGCTCGTCGACCTCGACGACGTGCACCGCATCCGCAAGACCGTCGGCGGCACCGTCAACGACGTCCTCATCGCGGTCGTCGCGGGCGCCCTGCGGCGGTGGCTGGACGAGCGCGGGGACGGCAGCGAGGGGGTCGCGCCCCGGGCGCTGATCCCCGTCTCCAAGCGCCGGCCGCGCACGGCGCATCCGCAGGGCAACCGGCTCTCCGGGTATCTGATGAAACTGCCGGTGGACGATCCGGACCCGCTCCGGCGGCTGCGTACGGTCCGTACGGCGATGGACCGCAACAAGGACGCCGGGCCCAACCGGGGGGCGGGCGCGGTGGCCCTCCTCGCCGATCATGTGCTGCCGCTCGGGCACCGGCTCGGGGGGCCGCTGGTCAGCCAGGCCGCGCGTCTGTGGTTCGACATCCTCGTCACCAGCGTCCCACTGCCCAGCCTCGGCCTTCGCCTCGGGGGCTGCCCGCTCGCCGAGATCTATCCGCTGGCCCCGCTCGCCCACGGGCAGTCCCTGGCGGTGGCCGTGTCGACGTACCGGGGCAGCGTCCACTACGGGCTGGTCGCCGACGCGGAGGCCGTCCCGGATCTGGAGCGGCTGTCCCGTGCGGTCACCCGGGAGGTGCGGGAATTGTTGGCGGCGTGTGAGGTGTGACGTGTAGGGGTGTGTTGTCGGGTGCGGGTCCGGTGGGGCTTCTCGCGCGGTTCCCCGCGCCCCTGAAAAGCAGGGGCTCCGCCCCTGCTTTTCGGCCCGAAAGGGCCGTAGGCCCTTAAGGGGCAAGGCCGTGAAGTTATGGGCTGATCGTCGGCGTCAAGATGTTGATGCTGAGGGTGGCTGTGTAGGTGCGTCGGTCGATATTGAGGCTTTTGTAGGCGTATCGGGACAGGGGTCGTTTCACTGCGCGGGGGCTGATGCGGAGGCGGCGGGCGGGCATGAGGTGTTCCAGGACGGTTCGGCCGATCGTCCCGACGAGGTCGATCGTGGTGCCGGCGATGATGCCCGCGGCCTGGACGATCTGGTCGCGGGCGCATCGCAGGGCAACGCTGAAGCTGGCCCGGTCCGGGTCTGTTCCGGGTGTGGCCCCTGTGGCGTCGGCGATAGCGATCCGCAGGGCCTGGTAGGCGCTCAGCAGGGCGTAGACCTCCTGGGCGATGCCGGGCGGAGTGGTGGAGCGCAGGACCCGCCGGCCCAGCATCGTTTTCTTGATCGCGAAGTAGGCGGACTCCACTTCCCACCGCTCGTGATACAGACTGACCAGGTCGGATGCCGGGTAGCGGTGGTGGTCCAGGAGGTTGGTGGCCAGCCGGTAGAGCCCGGTGCGGCGGCCCTGGCTGGTGGTGACGGTGATCTCGCATTCGATGATGCGGACCTCGAGGGCGCCGAAGCGGGAGAGGTGGGAGCCGTCGCCGAAGCGGGCCAGGACGGGAGGTTTGCGGGTGGCAGTGATGCGTGCGAGGAAGGAGGCTTCGGTGGCGGCGACGGCTGTCAGGAACGCGTTGCCCGAAAAGCCCCGGTCCAGCAGGACGATCATTCCGGCGTGCAGGGAGCGCATGAGCCGCCTGCCGTGTCCGGTCTCTCCCTGGGAGCGCGGTCCGAAGGCGGCATCCAGGATCGCCCGGGTGCCACAGGCCACCAGCGCGGTCAGGCAGATCTGCGGGTAGCCGGCAGTTCCGAACCGGTTGGACCCCTTGCCCAGACGGGCCCGGTGCGGCGGGCTGTCGGGAACGTCGAGGTAGGTGCCGTCGATCGCAACGGCCAGCAGGCCCTTGAAGCGGGCGCCGCGGGTGCGGATCACCGTGGCCGGCCCGCGCAGCAGATCGAACAGGGCCCGCATGGGCCGCACGCCCAGACGCCTGCGGGCGTCCCAGAGCCCCGCGCCGGTGATCTTCACGACCGGTATCGTCTCCAGCGCGGCGGTGAGCCTGCGCCAGACGGCCAGGTAGCCGCAGTCCTCGAACAGGGCCGCGGCCAGCAGCAGGTAGACCACCACCCGGGCGGGAATCTTCCGCAGCCGTTGCTGGACAGCACCGGTCTCGGCAAGGACCGCATCGACCATCTCGAACGGGATGATCCGGGTGAGTTCCCCCAGATGCCCCGGGGCGAACACGCCCTTGGCTACCGTGATTTCCCGCGTGATGACACACTGATCGGACAGCGGAGCCTCCGGTCCTGTGAACGGCTGTCTTGGTCGACTGCCAGTTCTACCGGGGCTCCGCTTCCCACGTTCCAAGAAGCCATAGAACCAGAGCGCACTTGCCAACGCTCCCAAAGCCCTAACTTCACGGCCTTGCCTTAAGGGGCGCGGGGAACCGCGCGAGAAGCCCCCACCCACCCGCACCCGAAGTTTGGTCACCACAGCCCCCGCTCCGTACAATTCCCCGTTCGACAGCGGACGCGCCCCGGCGGGCCGCGGGGATCAGGGAAGCGGCAGCGCGATGACGGTGACAGAGGACGGCCCGGCGACCACGGACGAGGTCGTGTACGGCCCGGGGATCGACCCGGAGCGGCTCGCCGTGTGCCTCGGCGTGCTGGAGGAACTGGACAAGCTGGAGGTCGACCACCCCGACGCCATCGCGGTGCGCCGGGCGACCGCCGGTGTCTACCGCACGGTCAAGCAGCGCCGCCGTCAGGAACGCCGCGCCGCCAAGACCGCGCACGACAAGGCGGTCACCGAGTCCACCGCCACCGGCTCCGCCCAGCGCATCGACGACGAGACCGAGGGCATCCTGCCGTCCTCCGTCACCGAGGAGGGCAGGATCGCGGGGATACTCCAGCGCCCCCGCTCCTGCTACACCTGCAAGACCCGGTACGTCGAGGTCGACTACTTCTACCACCAGCTCTGCGCCGGCTGCGCCCGCCTGAACCGCGGCAAGCGCGACGCCCGCGCCGACCTCACCGGCAAGCGCGCCCTGCTCACCGGCGGTCGCGCCAAGATCGGTATGTACATCGCGCTGCGGCTGCTGCGCGACGGCGCGCACACCACGATCACCACACGCTTCCCCAAGGACGCCATCCGCCGCTTCAAGGCCATGGACGACTCCGCGGACTGGATGCACCGCCTGGAGGTTGTCGGCATCGACCTGCGCGACCCGGCCCAGGCCGTGGCCCTCGCCGACCAGGTCACCGAGGCGGGCCCCCTCGACATCCTCATCAACAACGCCACCCAGACCGTACGCCGCCTGCCCTCCGCCTACGCCGCCCTGGTCGACGGCGAGAGCGCCCCGCTGCCCGCCGGCGAGCTGCCCCCGTACCACGTCATCGGCGCCTTCAACTCCGGCGCGGTGGACGGCCTCACCGGGAGCGCCGCGCTGCCCGTCGGCACCAGCGGTCTCGACGCGCAGCGGGTCGCCGACCTCGCCCTGGTCGCGGGCAACGCCAGCGTCGCCCGGCACCTGGACGGCACCGCCATCGACGCGGGCGGTCTCGTCCCCGACGTCGTCGACACCAACACCTGGGTGCAGACCATCGAGCAGATCTCCCCGGTGGAGCTGCTGGAGACCCAGCTCTGCAACTACACGGCCCCCTTCATCCTCATCAGCAAGCTCCGCCCGGCCATGGCCGACGCCGCCCGGAAGGCGGCCAGCGGACGGGCGTACGTCGTGAACGTCTCGGCGATGGAGGGTGTCTTCGGCCGCGGCTACAAGGGCGCGGGACACCCGAACACCAACGCCGCCAAGGCCGCGATGAACATGGTCACGCGGACCAGCGCCCAGGAGATGTTCCAGACCGACGGCATCCTGATGACCTCGGTCGACACCGGCTGGATCACCGACGAGCGCCCGCACTTCGACAAGCTGCGCCTCGCCGACGAGGGCTTCCACGCCCCGCTCGACCTCGTCGACGGCGCGGCCCGGGTCTACGACCCCGTCGTCCTCGGCGAGCAGGGCGAGGACGTGTACGGCGTCTTCCTCAAGGACTACGCGCCCGGCAAGTGGTGACCTGAAGGACCCTGAGGAACTACGCGCCCGGCGAGTGGTGCGTCGCCCTGGCCCGGTCCGACACCAACTCCAGTACCGTCCGCCAGTCCTCCAGGACCCCGGCGTCCACGCCGGGGGTCCAGCCCGCCTCGTCCGCGTGCCGTAGGGCGAGTACGTCCTCGACGAGTGTGGCGTCCGCCCAGCCGCCCGCGTGCATCCGCACGAGATCGTCCGCGCCGAGCGCGTGCAGCCGTACGAGCCGGGCCACCCGCTCGCCGAGCAGGGGCCGTACGCTGTCGGCCGCCAGGTCGGCATGGCCGGTGTCGTCACCCGGACGGAGCAGCTGGCCGATGGCGTGCACCAGCCCGGCCACCTGGAGTTCCTTGTCGGCCGGCCGCCCCCGGCGCAGCAGCGCGGCGGTCTGCAGCGCGTGTTCGCGGGAGTCGACCGGGGCGCCCCGGTCGCGGTCCGGTGCCGTGCCGCCGCCCCGGCAGGCGTGGAGCAGATCCATCAGCTCGTCGACACTGCGCAGTTCCATCCGCCGGTCCTCCCGAGTCCGCCCGCGAGAAATGCCGTTGCGACACATGAGCAGATCATGGTCGGCTTGCTATTCGGCCAACGGGACCTGAACTACGTGCCGAGGCCAGCGATCCGATGGGTCGTCGGGCCGGTGCGAGGCGCGAGTGCTGAGCCGAACGGGTGATGAGAAAACCTGCTAAATGGGTCAAATTGCCCTAGGGTAAGGGCTGCTGGGCGCTGAACGACTCAAGACAGTTACCTCTTGTTTTCAGCCCCATCGAGCGGCCGCCCGCTCATTTGGTTACTCTGTACCGGACGGACAGCCTTATATGGGTCCCACCCACACCCACGGTCCGTCCCGGGACAAGCCGGTCACCACGGCCTGTTCTCACACCCAGAAGATCCGGCGCCACCGCGTCCGTACCGACATCGACTCAGACCCGAGCGGACGTCAAGCGCACAGCGGCAGGCTGGGCCGACGTCCCGAGGGTGACCCGACACATAAGGAGTGCGCGGTGACACCAGAGAAGACGAATGGCGATCAACGCCCCAAGGAACGCACCGAGGGCGGCCGGTCGAAGAAGGAACTCGGCAGCCTGGACGTGTGGGCCAGGTCCGCCCCGATCCGACTGGCGGGCTACGAGGACGACCTCGCCGAGCCCCACATCCTGCCCAGCGTGGACTGACCGGCAGGACTGAGTGATCGCCGTCTGCATGGGCGTGCCAGACTCGCGCCCATGCAGATCAGAGAAGCCACCGCCGCCGACTGGCCCGGGATCTGGCCGTTCTGGCACCGTGTCGTCGCCGCCGGTGAGACCTACACCTGGGACCCGGACACCTCCGAGGAAGCCGCCCGCGCGCTGTGGATGGCGCCCGCGAAGCGCGTGTACGTCGCCGAGGACGAGACCGGAGCGGTGGTCGGCTCCGCCTTCCTCACCCCCAACTACGCCGGCCCCGCCGCCCGTATCGCCAACGCGGGCTTCATGGCCGACCCCGACCGGGGTGGCCGAGGCATCGGCCGGGCCCTCGCCGAACACGTCCTCGCCGAGGCCGTGGACCAGGGTTTCCGGGGCATGGTGTTCAACGCGGTCGTCGAGACCAACCCCGCCGTACGGCTCTGGACCTCCCTCGGCTTCACCGTCCTCGGCACCGTCCCGGACGCCTTCGAGCACCCGAAGGACGGCCGGGTGGGCCTGCACATCATGTACAAGGCGCTCTGACCCGACGGCTCCCACGCCTGGGCCGGGCGCGGTCAGTCGAGCGGTGCCGTCCGCCGCCACGGGTTCAGCTGCTCCAACCGGCCCGCCACCGCCAGGAGTTCGCGCTCGGAACCCGGGCGGCCCACCAACTGCACCGCGCAGGGGGCGCCCGACGGCAGAGTGCCGAACGGCACCGACATCGCCGGCCAGCCCGTCAGGTTCCACGGGGGCGTCAGCGGCGAGTAGTTGGTGTTCACCAGCAGATTGCGCAGCCACCCCCGCTCGTGCCAGCGCGCGGCGGCGGGCCCGCGCCGGGCGAGCGCCGGGGTGAGGAGCACATCGTGCTCGGCGAAGAACGGCTCCAGACGCCGGCGCAACCGCTCCCGGTGGTCGCCCGCCCGCACCCCCTTCACCAGGCGCCGCCCCACGGCCGCGTGCACCCGCGTACGCCGGGTGAGCAGCCGTGGATCGAGGCCCTCGGCGTCCACCGCCGTGCCCGCCGTCCAGTGGGCCAGCGAGGTCGTGCCCAGCCACACGGGATACGACGGATCTGCCCGCCGCACCGTCAGCCCGGCCCCGGCCAGCAACTCTGCGGCCCGGCGCGCGGCATCGGCGTACGGGCGACCCACGGTCACACCGAGCAGGGGGCTGCGCAGGGACAGCGCGATGCCGGGCGGAGAAGAGGGAGAGGGGGAACCGGGAGGTTCCTCGGTGTCGCGTCCCGCCAGTATCGCGAACATCAGCCGGGCGTCCTCGACGGTCGTCGCCAGCGGGCCGTTCTCCGACATGCCGAACCAGTCGCCGTGCCCGATGTCCGCCGGGACGACACCGAAGCCCGGCTTGAGGCCGAGCAGACCGCAGTTGGCGGCCGGTATCCGCAGCGACCCCATGCCGTCGTTGCCGAGGGCCAGCGGCACCAGCCCGGCGGCCACCGCCGCCGCGCTGCCGCCCGAGGAGCCGCCGGTCGTGCGCGAGAGGTCCCACGGGTTGCGGGTGATGCCGTGCACCCCGTCCGTCGTACCGAAGACACACAGCTCGGGCACGTTCGTCAGCCCCACGACCACCGCGCCCGCCGCCCGCAGCCGGGCCACGGTCACATGGTCCTCCCCGGCGGGTGTCTCCGGGGTCGCCGCGGACCCGTTCCGGGTGGCCTCGCCCCGTACGGCGAGGTTGTCCTTGATCGCCACCGGCACGCCCGCCAGCGGCAGTTCGGCGAGATCGGCCCGGTCCGCCACCTCGTCGGCCTCCGCGAGCGCCGCCTCCGCCCGGACCTTGCGGAAAGCCCCGATCCGCCCGTCCAGCGCCTCGATCCGCGCCAGATGCTCCGCCAGCACCGCACGCGGGGTGACCTTCTTCTCCCGTACGGCGGCGGCTATCTCGGCGGCGGTCCGGCCGGCCCAGGTGGTCACGGGCGCTCCTGGCGGTGTCGTGCGCGCCGGTGCCGGACGCGACAGAGGGGCGTACCCGTGAGTAGTGATCGAGTACGGCAGCACTGTGCCCTGTGGGACGGCCCCGCGTCGAGAGTCCGCGGGGAAGTCGTGACCGGTCCGACCGAGGCCCGACCGGGGCCGGGCTACGGCTTCCGCGCGGGCGGGTCGGCCAGCCGCGTCGGTGGCAGGAACTCCCGTACGTACGTCCGCTGCCAGCAGGCGCCGGTCTCCCGCAGCTCGCGCCAGGTCGTGTAGCGGTAGCGGAAGAGACGGGCGCGGACGTAGTGGGGCGGGGCGTCGGCGGGGAAGGGGGAGCGGCGGAGCAGACGGAGGGTGTCGCGGTCGTTCTCCAGGAGGCGTTCCACCATGGCCCCGAACCACGAGCCGGCGTACGCGGGGGAGAGCGCGGCGAACCACATCAGCCAGTCGAGCCGCAGATGGTACGGGGCGAACTGGCGCGGCCAGCGCCCCGGATCACCCGGTTTGCCCTTGAACTCGTACTCCCGCCACTCGGAGTCCTCGCGCGCCACGTCGTCCGCCGTCCCCTCCACCACCACCTCGTACCGCACCCGGCTGACGCTGCCGAACGCCCCGTAGGTGTTGACCAGGTGCAGTGGGTCGAAGGAGCGGTTCATGACCTGGCGGCGGGAGATCATGTTGCGGACGGGGTGGTGGCTGAGCCCGAGGAGCAGCGCGGCGACGGCGAGCACGACGACCGTGTACCAGAGGGGCGCCTCCGGGGTGTCCGGTGCGGTGGTCCCGAAGTCGAGCGCGGACAGGGCCAGCACGATGGTGATCCAGTTCAGCCAGGAGAAGTTGCCCGACAGGACCAGCCACAGCTGGGTCAGGATCATCAGCGAGGCGGCGGCCGTCGCGATCGGCTGCGGGGCGAAGAGCAGGAACGGGACCACGAGCTGCGTGACATGGTTGGCGGCCACCTCGACGCGGTGGAACGGCTTCGGGAGATGGTGGAAGAACCAGCTCAGCGGACAGGGCCAGCACGATGGTGATCCAGTTCAGCCAGGAGAAGTTGCCCGACAGGACCAGCCACAGCTGGGTCAGGATCATCAGCGAGGCGGCGGCCGTCGCGATCGGCTGCGGGGCGAAGAGCAGGAACGGGACCACGAGCTGCGTGACATGGTTGGCGGCCACCTCGACGCGGTGGAACGGCTTCGGGAGATGGTGGAAGAACCAGCTCAGCGGACCCGGCATCGGCTGGGTCTCGTGGTGATGGTCGAGGCAGGTCAGCTTCCGCCAGCACTCGTCGCCGCGCAGCTTGATCAGCCCCGCGCCGAACTCGACCCGGAACAGCACCCAGCGCAGCAGGAACAGCACGACGACCGGCGGCGCCACCTCGTCGTTGCCGAGGAAGGCGGCGAGGAAGCCGACCTCCAGGAGCAGTGACTCCCAGCCGAAGGAGTACCAGGTCTGGCCGACGTTCACGATCGACAGATACATCGCCCACGGCAGCAGCCACAGCAGCATGCCCGCCCACAGGGGCAGAGCCGAGTCCACGCCCGCGACCAGCGCCGCCGACACCGCGCAGCCCGCCCAGGCCCACCCCGCGAAGAAACGGTCCGAGTAGTGGCGGTGGAACACGCTCGGCGCACGCCGGAACGGCACCCGCTCCACGAAACGGGGGATCGGCAGCATCCCGCGCTCACCGAGCAGCGCGCGGAACTGCAGGGCCGCACCCACGAAGGCGACCATATAGAGGACGGCCAGGGCCCGCTGGAAGAGCAGCCGACTCAGCCAGTAGTCGGGTCCGGTGAACCACTCCACGGTACCGACCATAGTGGGCCGATCGAGGATGGTTTCCTCCGCTCGAAAATTCAGGCAAATGCTGTCAAAGTGGCCCCATGGTTGATCGGGGAGCGAGCGACTCGGACGTCCCGGACGACTGGCTCTCCCACCCGGACCCCGTCCTGGCGCTCAATCTCATGGGCACCTTCGACTGGGACCTCGACGCCGGTGCGTTCCACATGGACGCCACGGCCCACGAGATCTTCGACGTGCGCCCGGAGGAGTACGACGGCAACCCCGAGACGCTGTCGCTGCGGGTCCCCCCGATGGAGGGCCGCAGACTCGACACCCTCGTCTCGCAGGCCCTCAAGGACGGCAGCGAGAACTACGGCGCCTACTTCCGCATCCGGCTGCGCGACGGCACCATGCGCTGGACCCACACCCAGGGCTACATCCGCCGCGACGCGACGGGCCGCCCGTACCGGGTCATCGGCATCGTCCGCGACGCCACCCGGGAACTGCGCGAGATCCGCTCCCGCACCCAGCGCGCCGCGCTCGACGAGGCCCGCCGAAGGCAGACCAACGTCGTCCAGGTCATCACGGCCGCCCTGGCCCACGCCCGGACCGTGCAGGACGTGATCGACGTCCTGGAGGACACCGACGGCCTCACCCACCTCGGTGCGACCAGCCT of Streptomyces phaeolivaceus contains these proteins:
- a CDS encoding SDR family NAD(P)-dependent oxidoreductase — its product is MTVTEDGPATTDEVVYGPGIDPERLAVCLGVLEELDKLEVDHPDAIAVRRATAGVYRTVKQRRRQERRAAKTAHDKAVTESTATGSAQRIDDETEGILPSSVTEEGRIAGILQRPRSCYTCKTRYVEVDYFYHQLCAGCARLNRGKRDARADLTGKRALLTGGRAKIGMYIALRLLRDGAHTTITTRFPKDAIRRFKAMDDSADWMHRLEVVGIDLRDPAQAVALADQVTEAGPLDILINNATQTVRRLPSAYAALVDGESAPLPAGELPPYHVIGAFNSGAVDGLTGSAALPVGTSGLDAQRVADLALVAGNASVARHLDGTAIDAGGLVPDVVDTNTWVQTIEQISPVELLETQLCNYTAPFILISKLRPAMADAARKAASGRAYVVNVSAMEGVFGRGYKGAGHPNTNAAKAAMNMVTRTSAQEMFQTDGILMTSVDTGWITDERPHFDKLRLADEGFHAPLDLVDGAARVYDPVVLGEQGEDVYGVFLKDYAPGKW
- a CDS encoding GNAT family N-acetyltransferase — protein: MQIREATAADWPGIWPFWHRVVAAGETYTWDPDTSEEAARALWMAPAKRVYVAEDETGAVVGSAFLTPNYAGPAARIANAGFMADPDRGGRGIGRALAEHVLAEAVDQGFRGMVFNAVVETNPAVRLWTSLGFTVLGTVPDAFEHPKDGRVGLHIMYKAL
- a CDS encoding wax ester/triacylglycerol synthase family O-acyltransferase — protein: MTSDLLAPLDLAFWNIESAEHPMHLAALGVFTANSPTAGAHAAELLATRAAAVPGLRMRIRDVWVPNVRLPLAFGGATREPVADFEPFDHVRLHAPTADFHTVAGRLMERPLERGRPPWEAHVLPGEDGTSFAVLFKFHHALADGLRALTLAAAVMDPIDMPAPRARPAEPPRGLLGEVRKLPDRVRGTFSDLGRALDIGASVARTTLDATLGARSSAALTSEASGTRSTAGVLVDLDDVHRIRKTVGGTVNDVLIAVVAGALRRWLDERGDGSEGVAPRALIPVSKRRPRTAHPQGNRLSGYLMKLPVDDPDPLRRLRTVRTAMDRNKDAGPNRGAGAVALLADHVLPLGHRLGGPLVSQAARLWFDILVTSVPLPSLGLRLGGCPLAEIYPLAPLAHGQSLAVAVSTYRGSVHYGLVADAEAVPDLERLSRAVTREVRELLAACEV
- a CDS encoding amidase, coding for MTTWAGRTAAEIAAAVREKKVTPRAVLAEHLARIEALDGRIGAFRKVRAEAALAEADEVADRADLAELPLAGVPVAIKDNLAVRGEATRNGSAATPETPAGEDHVTVARLRAAGAVVVGLTNVPELCVFGTTDGVHGITRNPWDLSRTTGGSSGGSAAAVAAGLVPLALGNDGMGSLRIPAANCGLLGLKPGFGVVPADIGHGDWFGMSENGPLATTVEDARLMFAILAGRDTEEPPGSPSPSSPPGIALSLRSPLLGVTVGRPYADAARRAAELLAGAGLTVRRADPSYPVWLGTTSLAHWTAGTAVDAEGLDPRLLTRRTRVHAAVGRRLVKGVRAGDHRERLRRRLEPFFAEHDVLLTPALARRGPAAARWHERGWLRNLLVNTNYSPLTPPWNLTGWPAMSVPFGTLPSGAPCAVQLVGRPGSERELLAVAGRLEQLNPWRRTAPLD
- a CDS encoding IS4 family transposase yields the protein MFAPGHLGELTRIIPFEMVDAVLAETGAVQQRLRKIPARVVVYLLLAAALFEDCGYLAVWRRLTAALETIPVVKITGAGLWDARRRLGVRPMRALFDLLRGPATVIRTRGARFKGLLAVAIDGTYLDVPDSPPHRARLGKGSNRFGTAGYPQICLTALVACGTRAILDAAFGPRSQGETGHGRRLMRSLHAGMIVLLDRGFSGNAFLTAVAATEASFLARITATRKPPVLARFGDGSHLSRFGALEVRIIECEITVTTSQGRRTGLYRLATNLLDHHRYPASDLVSLYHERWEVESAYFAIKKTMLGRRVLRSTTPPGIAQEVYALLSAYQALRIAIADATGATPGTDPDRASFSVALRCARDQIVQAAGIIAGTTIDLVGTIGRTVLEHLMPARRLRISPRAVKRPLSRYAYKSLNIDRRTYTATLSINILTPTISP